CGGGTCATCAGCGGCTTGAACTCGTTCAACGTGTGATTGCTGAGCAAGGTGGCGTGGTCGTTCCAGGTCAACGGCGCCACATTCAGGAACGCTTCGGCGTCGGCGGCCAGCAACGGCAACACCGGCTTGAGGAAGATCACCAGTTGGCGGAATAGGTTGACGCCGGTGGCGCAGATCGCCTGGACTTCAGCCTGCTTGCCTTCCTGCTTGTTCAACGACCACGGTGCCTTGTCGGCGATCCAGGCGTTGGCGCGGTCAGCCAGGCCCATGATTTCGCGCATGGCGCGGGCGAAGTCGCGTGCTTCATAGGCGTCGGCGATGCTTGGCGCGGCGGCCAGGAACGCGTAGGTCAGTTCCGGCGCAGCGTTTTCGGCGACCAGTACACCGGCGTTACCCTTGTGGATAAAACCAGCGCATCGGCTGGCGATGTTGACGACTTTGCCCACGAGGTCCGAGTTGACCTTCTGTATGAAGTCTTCCAGGTTCAGGTCCAGGTCATCGACGCCACGGCCCAGCTTGGAGGCGTAGTAGTAGCGCAGGTATTCAGGCGACAGGTGGTCCAGGTAGGTGCGCGCCTTGATAAAGGTGCCGCGCGACTTGGACATTTTCTGACCGTTGACCGTCAGGTAGCCATGCACGTTGATGCCGGTCGGCTTGCGGTAGCCCGAGCCTTCGAGCATCGCCGGCCAGAACAGCGCGTGGAAATTGACGATGTCCTTGCCGATGAAGTGGTACAGCTCGGCGGTGGAGTCTTTGCCCCAGAACGCATCGAAGTCCAGCTGCGGCGTACGCTCGCACAGGTTTTTGAAACTGGCCATGTAACCGATCGGCGCGTCCAGCCACACATAGAAGTACTTGCCCGGCTCACCCGGGATCTCGAAGCCGAAATACGGCGCATCGCGGGAGATGTCCCACTGCTGCAGACCACTGTCGAGCCATTCGGAGAGTTTGTTGGCCACGGCGTCCTGCAAGGTGCCGCTGCGGGTCCAGGTTTGCAGCATTTGCTGGAAATCCGGGAGCTTGAAGAAGAAGTGCTGGGAGTCCTTGAGCACCGGCGTGGCGCCGGAAATCGCCGACTTCGGATCCTTCAGGTCGGTCGGTGCGTAGGTGGCGCCGCATTTTTCGCAGTTGTCGCCGTACTGGTCTTCGGTGCCGCATTTCGGGCAGGTGCCCTTGATGAAGCGGTCGGCCAGGAACATTTTCTTTTCCGGGTCGAAATACTGGGTCACCGAACGCTGGTCGATGTGCCCCGCTTCCTTCAATCGCAGGTAGATCTGGCTCGACAGCTCGCGGTTTTCTTCGCAGTGGGTCGAATGGAAGTTGTCGAAGTCCACCAGGAACTCGGCAAAGTCGGCGCTGTGTTCAGCCTGCACGTTGGCGATCAGTTGTTCCGGGGTGATGCCTTCCTTTTCGGCGCGCAACATGATGGCCGAACCGTGGGCGTCGTCCGCGCAGACATAGATGCATTGGTTGCCGCGATGTTTCTGGAAACGCACCCACATATCGGTCTGGATGTACTCAAGCATATGGCCAAGATGGATGGAACCATTGGCATAGGGCAGGGCGCTGGTGACGAGGATCTTGCGTGGCTCGGACATGGGGCTCGGCTACTTGATGAAACGGAGGTCGGCCACTATAAAGCGCCGGCGGATATATTTCACCCCGTGGCGCTGTTTCCGAATCTTCCGAACCTTCGAAAGCATGCCGTTAATTCGCCGGAACGGTTAGGATAGCCGCCTGTTTCAGTCAGTCTTTTTCGGGAGTAGCTCATGAGCGCCGTGAATCGCGCAGCGGTGGAAGCCGTTCTTCGCCAGTACACCGACCCCTATTTGAACCAGGACCCGGTCAGTGCCGGCTGTGTGCGTGGCATCGAGGTCCAGGGCGATCAGGTGTCAGTGCAAATGGAACTGGGCTACGCCGCCGGCTTGTTCAAGAGCGGCTGGGCGCAGATGCTGCAAATGGCCATCGAAAACCTCGACGGCGTGCGCTCGGCCAAGGTTGACATTCAATGCGTGATCGCGCCGCACAAGGCCCAGGCGCAGATCCCGGGCCTGGCCAACGTTAAAAACGTTGTCGCGGTGGCGTCCGGCAAGGGCGGCGTGGGTAAATCCACTACAGCGGCCAACCTGGCGCTGGCCCTGGCCCGTGAGGGTGCGCGCGTGGGCATCCTCGACGCGGACATTTACGGGCCCAGCCAGGGCGTGATGTTTGGCATTGCCGAAGGCACGCGGCCCAAGGTCAAGGACCAGAAGTGGTTCGTGCCGATCGAGTCCCTGGGCGTGGAAGTGATGTCCATGGCCTTCCTCACCGACGACAACACGCCGATGGTGTGGCGTGGGCCGATGGTGTCCGGGGCGTTGCTGCAATTGGTCACCCAGACCGCCTGGGGCGACTTGGATTACCTGGTGATCGACATGCCGCCAGGCACTGGTGATATCCAACTGACCCTGGCGCAGAAAGTCCCGGTGGCCGGCTCCGTGATCGTGACCACCCCTCAAGACCTGGCGCTATTGGACGCGAAAAAGGGCGTTGAGATGTTCCGCAAGGTCAACATTCCGGTGTTGGGTGTGGTGGAGAACATGGCCGTGCACATCTGCTCCAACTGCGGTCACGCCGAGCATCTGTTCGGTGAAGGTGGTGGCGAAAAGCTGGCGACCCAGTACGGGGTGGAACTGTTGGCCTCGCTACCGTTGTCGATGCAGATTCGCGAACAGGCTGACGGCGGTAAGCCAACGGTGATGGCAGAGCCGGATAGCCAGATCGCCCTGATTTATCAGGAACTGGCTCGTCATGTGGGCGCGCGGATCGTGTTGCAGGAAGCCGCTGCCCCGGCGATGCCGACGATTACCGTCAGCGACGACTGAGATTGTTTAAGGTAAAAGGCCTCGACAGTGTCGGGGCTTTTTTACGCCTGGCAGAGGGGCAATGTGCGCTGATTACCCCTTTACGCAATTGTTCGTGTAAGCAATGGCTTACTTTTTCGTAAGCGTTTGGGGTTTTTATTCGCCGTGTCCGTCTCGAAATTGCGAACGTGTTTTCTATCTTATTGAAATATAAGAATTATTTTCTGGTGTCTAAGCGGGTAAGCCCATCAGTGCGCTGGTAGCATCTCGTTGAACTTCCCTTGGAACTCTCTAACATCAGCCCTGTGTCCACGGATTGGCACGGCCATCACGGAACGATGGTTCAAGGAATATCGCGGGATGCGATTCATCAGG
This region of Pseudomonas asgharzadehiana genomic DNA includes:
- the metG gene encoding methionine--tRNA ligase codes for the protein MSEPRKILVTSALPYANGSIHLGHMLEYIQTDMWVRFQKHRGNQCIYVCADDAHGSAIMLRAEKEGITPEQLIANVQAEHSADFAEFLVDFDNFHSTHCEENRELSSQIYLRLKEAGHIDQRSVTQYFDPEKKMFLADRFIKGTCPKCGTEDQYGDNCEKCGATYAPTDLKDPKSAISGATPVLKDSQHFFFKLPDFQQMLQTWTRSGTLQDAVANKLSEWLDSGLQQWDISRDAPYFGFEIPGEPGKYFYVWLDAPIGYMASFKNLCERTPQLDFDAFWGKDSTAELYHFIGKDIVNFHALFWPAMLEGSGYRKPTGINVHGYLTVNGQKMSKSRGTFIKARTYLDHLSPEYLRYYYASKLGRGVDDLDLNLEDFIQKVNSDLVGKVVNIASRCAGFIHKGNAGVLVAENAAPELTYAFLAAAPSIADAYEARDFARAMREIMGLADRANAWIADKAPWSLNKQEGKQAEVQAICATGVNLFRQLVIFLKPVLPLLAADAEAFLNVAPLTWNDHATLLSNHTLNEFKPLMTRIDPVKVQAMTDASKEDLVASQTDTGSTAPAGNGELAKDPISPEIEFDAFAAVDLRVALIVKAEAVEGADKLLRLTLDIGDEQRNVFSGIKSAYPDPSKLDGRLTMMIANLKPRKMKFGISEGMVMAAGPGGEEIYLLSPDSGAKPGQRIK
- the apbC gene encoding iron-sulfur cluster carrier protein ApbC; this translates as MSAVNRAAVEAVLRQYTDPYLNQDPVSAGCVRGIEVQGDQVSVQMELGYAAGLFKSGWAQMLQMAIENLDGVRSAKVDIQCVIAPHKAQAQIPGLANVKNVVAVASGKGGVGKSTTAANLALALAREGARVGILDADIYGPSQGVMFGIAEGTRPKVKDQKWFVPIESLGVEVMSMAFLTDDNTPMVWRGPMVSGALLQLVTQTAWGDLDYLVIDMPPGTGDIQLTLAQKVPVAGSVIVTTPQDLALLDAKKGVEMFRKVNIPVLGVVENMAVHICSNCGHAEHLFGEGGGEKLATQYGVELLASLPLSMQIREQADGGKPTVMAEPDSQIALIYQELARHVGARIVLQEAAAPAMPTITVSDD